From a region of the Oryza sativa Japonica Group chromosome 6, ASM3414082v1 genome:
- the LOC107277679 gene encoding glutamate receptor 2.1 — translation MAGYVTIILLLLLPAAVSGAASGGGGCIGAMVDDTSRAGKEEKLAMEMAMEDFTVSGVDVGSPAVAVVLCTMASNGDPVRAASAALSLINERGARALVGLHSWQEAAFVAEIGRQAMVPVLSFAAAAAPSTSRRWPFLVRVARGQHAQMRAVAAVVGSWQWRRVAVLYEDADYGGGAGVFPHLADALRAVGSEVDRRVPVPASPSGDALRRSLGDLMGGQCRVFVVHTSAKVAVALFAEASRMGMMATGYVWIVTDAIAGAIDSLDAAAVSTMQGVIGVRNHISMDTNSKNTRDRLIARLRKRFRSQYPGDDDDGGGGGGGDNDKTRGPHYPALLAYDTIVAVASAMRKTNATAPTRATDPNPSSPDSGETIKIAVSSNGTELLREVKSVRFRGVSGEFGFVDGEFSPPVRFQLINVAAPRYHELGFWSPEHGFSKSAGGCSHRGGDGGGECEPSMRFLGPVIWPGKPWDVPRGWAPPANGSPFTVAVPEKAAFPDFVKVTRHHGRGGDDDDEPSFEGFSIDVFKAAVEHLPYNFHYKFVSFNGTYDSLMQHDYMKSYDILVGDTSISSGRYKFVEFSQPYTESGLVMVVPFSADTWDRSWIFLRPFSPAMWLLIAAVRLYNGVAIWLMERRHNGDYRGGVWKQVTIVLWLSLAALLSPGEKERRLRSSLSKASMAVWLLVAVVLATNYTASLSSLMTAQRLGREAAVTAESLRSAAGAVVGCTEGSVVGRYLEEVLMFPGHRVRRLAGDEEHRRALVSGEVKAAFLRVSHAKLLLAKYCNELMTTGPVYHVAGLGFVFPKGSPLLADISQAILEVFENGTIQRLETAMLSAYNCTAAAAAAAMDGGAGDLYRLGPENYWGLFLMTLFASTASLAAYGVFFHHDTSCGSGGGGGGAVITGGHRKQGDGRKDSATVDPGGSSHGDEAPSSASVTAGHGGKDTEMVVISMA, via the exons ATGGCTGGCTACGTCACTATTATTTTGTTGCTGTTGCTACCCGCGGCGGTGtccggcgcggcgagcggcggcggcggctgcattGGCGCCATGGTCGACGACACGAGCCGtgcggggaaggaggagaagcTCGCCATGGAAATGGCCATGGAGGACTTCACGGTGAGCGGCGTGGACGTcggctcgccggcggtggcggtggtgctgTGCACGATGGCGTCCAATGGCGACCCGGTGCGAGCCGCCTCGGCGGCGCTGTCGCTGATCAACGAGAGGGGAGCTCGCGCGCTGGTGGGGCTCCACTCGTGGCAGGAGGCGGCGTTCGTCGCGGAGATCGGGAGGCAGGCGATGGTGCCCGTGCTGTcgttcgccgcggcggcggcgccgtcgacgtcccGGCGGTGGCCGTTCCTCGTGCGGGTGGCGCGCGGCCAGCACGCGCAgatgcgcgccgtcgccgcggtcgTCGGGTCATGGCAATGGCGGCGCGTGGCCGTGCTCTACGAGGACGCcgactacggcggcggcgccggcgtgttccCGCACCTCGCCGACGCGCTCCGCGCTGTGGGCTCCGAGGTCGACCGCCGCGTCCCCGTCCCCGCGTCGCCGTCCGGCGACGCCCTGCGGCGGTCGCTCGGCGACCTCATGGGCGGGCAGTGCCGGGTGTTCGTCGTGCACACCTCGGCGAAGGTCGCCGTGGCGCTGTTCGCGGAGGCGAGCAGGATGGGGATGATGGCGACGGGGTATGTCTGGATCGTCAccgacgccatcgccggcgccatcgactccctcgacgccgccgccgtgtccacCATGCAGGGAGTCATCGGCGTGAGGAATCATATCTCCATGGACACCAACTCCAAGAACACCAGAGACCGCCTCATCGCGAGGTTGAGGAAGAGGTTCCGGTCACAGTatcccggcgacgacgacgacggcggcggcggcggcggcggcgacaacgacaAGACGAGAGGGCCGCACTACCCGGCTCTCCTCGCCTACGACACCATagtcgccgtcgcgtcggccATGCGGAAGACCAACGCCACCGCTCCAACCCGCGCCACCGATCCGAATCCAAGCTCGCCGGACTCCGGCGAGACGATCAAGATCGCCGTGTCGTCGAACGGGACCGAGCTGCTCAGGGAGGTCAAGAGCGTCCGCTTCCGCGGGGTGAGCGGCGAGTTCGGCTTCGTCGACGGCGAGTTCTCGCCGCCGGTGCGGTTCCAGCTGATCAACGTGGCGGCGCCGAGATACCACGAGCTGGGATTCTGGTCGCCGGAGCACGGGTTCTCCAAGAGCGCGGGAGGCTGcagccaccgcggcggcgacggcggcggcgagtgcgaGCCATCGATGAGGTTCTTGGGGCCGGTGATCTGGCCGGGGAAGCCATGGGACGTGCCGAGGGggtgggcgccgccggcgaacggTAGCCCCTTCACCGTCGCCGTGCCCGAGAAGGCCGCCTTCCCGGACTTCGTGAAGGTGACGCGCCACCATGgccgtggcggcgacgacgacgacgaaccgAGCTTCGAGGGCTTCTCCATCGACGTGTTCAAGGCCGCCGTCGAACACCTGCCGTACAACTTCCACTACAAGTTCGTCTCCTTCAACGGGACGTACGACTCGCTCATGCAGCATGACTACATGAAG AGCTATGACATCCTTGTCGGCGACACGAGCATCTCATCAGGAAGGTACAAATTCGTGGAGTTCTCGCAGCCGTACACCGAGTCAGGACTGGTGATGGTGGTGCCATTTAGCGCGGACACGTGGGACCGTTCGTGGATCTTCCTCCGGCCATTCTCGCCGGCGATGTGGCTCCTGATCGCCGCCGTCAGGCTGTACAACGGCGTTGCCATCTGGCTCATGGAGCGCAGGCACAACGGCGACTACCGCGGCGGCGTCTGGAAGCAGGTGACCATCGTGCTCTGgctctccctcgccgccctcctctcgccgggggagaaggagaggcggCTGAGGAGCAGCCTCTCCAAGGCGTCCATGGCGGTGTggctgctcgtcgccgtcgtgctgGCGACCAACTACACGGCGAGCCTGAGCTCGCTGATGACGGCGCAGCGgctggggagggaggcggcggtgacggcggagtcGCTCAG gtccgccgccggcgcggtggtCGGGTGCACCGAGGGCTCCGTCGTCGGCAGGTACCTCGAGGAGGTGCTCATGTTCCCGGGGCACCGCGTCCGgaggctcgccggcgacgaggagcaccGCCGCGCGCTCGTCTCCGGCGAGGTTaaggccgccttcctccgcgtgTCGCACGCCAAGCTCCTCCTCGCCAAGTACTGCAACGAGCTGATGACCACCGGACCCGTCTACCACGTCGCTGGCCTTGGCTTC GTGTTCCCCAAGGGGTCGCCGCTGCTGGCCGACATTTCGCAGGCAATCCTCGAGGTGTTCGAGAACGGCACCATCCAGAGGCTGGAGACGGCGATGCTGTCGGCGTACAactgcacggcggcggcggcggcggccgccatggACGGCGGCGCTGGCGACCTGTACCGCCTCGGCCCGGAGAACTACTGGGGCCTCTTCCTCATGACCCTCTTCGCGTCCACCGCCTCGCTCGCCGCCTACGGCGTCTTCTTCCACCACGACACcagctgcggcagcggcggcggcggcggcggcgccgtcatcaccggcggccaCAGGAAGCAAGGTGATGGCCGTAAGGATTCTGCCACTGTTGACCCAG